The genomic interval ACAAATACATACACGTTGGTGTTGGATATGTTTAACCAAATTGTGACCTACATAAACAGAAAACTCAATGAACAATCACGTTTTTCATCTTGGACTTGAACGCTATGCAAAGTATAACAGAACTTATTACCCAGTTTTCTTCTATTCTTGCTTATTTTCTTTCAGTTACAAAGCACAAacatttaaactttaaatccAAATTCATCTCTTATTCCTCACTAGTTTATGGCAAAAATACAAGGAGTAGAAGAAAGTTTAGCCCTCAACTTGAAGGTCTACATGGTCGAGACAAGATTACCGGTGGCAAAAAAACGTGCTAATCTATTTGCTGATTATGATCAGCATAGAAAAGTTCGAAGGAGGAGCATAATCAACTATTTTCTGCACAGATATGTACTGGCAGTAGCAAACCTGATCTTAATAGTGATACATTGACAAACCACATCGTCCTGCATAAAGATAACAAAACCAGTGGTGGCAGTGAGAGTGTGAGACCGATAAAAGATGCTGTGAATAATCATTGAGTTGTGAGGCAGAGAACAATAGAACAGGAGGGGTAACTGCTCCTCCACAGAATTGCACCATTGGTCATAGCCGTACTCAATCTAAAGGAAAACGTATGAACTCTTCAGCTTCTTGTATGCAGGGCTTGcgtagaaaaaactaaatcagATCCAACTTCCAAGTGCCCTTGTCCAGCAATATAGCTTTTCATGGGCAGGGAACAGCTGCTTTTGGACAAAGTACTGCTCTTGCCAGTAACCATTCTCAATTTGCAGTAGGAAGTGTGACATCTTCAGTTACTCATATGCAGCCAAACTATCCTGTTTATTATCCAGTGCAATCGCTGTTCTGTCCGTTGATCCCGGGACTACCTCCTTTGAATCAGATCAGCAACCATTCACATCTCCATGATAGACATTGATAGTTACCCTGTTTCTTCCTCCAAGATGGTAGTTTGTACATATGTTACTTAGGTTCTTCAGCACTGTTTCAGTTATctgaataattatatatgttgcagaaagagattttttttttctgctgaaAATCACTGAATTCTAGTAAAAACATTTGACCAAGTCACCTGAGCAATGCAAAATGATTGCATTTTGTATTGCAACACATTAAATTAATATGCCCAAACGGcttgaatttgatttttctgtaCAGAAATGCTATGCTTGATGGTATATCTGTATTTATGTATTGCTTCAAATTGTGGTGTTTGCAGGACGACTTCAGGAAGCCTCGAACAAAAATTCAGTCCGTACAAACTAGCAACTGGATagtatttcttcttttctttctttgtttttcttttgagagCGAGAGAGGGAGCAGAGCCTTCCATACGGACTCGGGAGAAATCTGAGCTCACTTTTATCGAACTGCCGTTTCGTCTGAATCAATCAGgactattaaattaaaaatctgaCAAGCAAAAGGATTGTAAATTGTGATGACGCCGATCTTATTCTTGGCAGATGAGctttacaaattaaattgcCGTTAGTGGGCCCAAATTGTATACGCATATTCCTTATTTATCCATGTTCATGTTGTATATATGGCTTAGAAGTTACAAGTCCAGAATCCATATTGTTGTCATCTGGTTTATAGATGTTAAAACACATCATTTCTCAAGCTATTGTTGATAATAGTCAGCATGTATCTACagtcatttttttctccccgCGAAAGatgccattttttattttttattatcctaTGCCGATGTTCTGCATgagtatgtatgcatgtattaAAATATCAGCAGTGGAGGCACTAATTCCATTTtgacaagaaaatatattgataaatcACAAAGCTCTCATGTACTCTGAATCGCGGAAATTATGGGTTATGGGATTTGCATTAACTCAAAATTGATAAGAAACAAAAGCAAAGTACGGCTTTCAAAGTGTTCAAGGACTTCACTCCATGCTAGTGATACTATATGTTATCTCACCAGTCACCAAGTGCCAACCCACTTTGTTTTTAGTTTGGGACCTGACACTAACAAATTGTTAACAAAGGGTACAGCTTATAGTTAGTTGCGCTTTAAGTATGGTACAGAGCTTTTAAATACGTCCAAACTGTAACAAGTCCGTTTCATATGACAAAGAAATTTTGCATTCTCTCcggttttatttatttgatatggttgacttttgaatctacatttgatcatttgttttttttaaatatataaaattataagtcatattaaagtttgtttgaagataaaacaaatagcaacaaaataattaataattatataaattttttgaataagaaaaatgataaaacatagatttaaaagtcaatgggtcaaataaataaattgaaggTAATATTTGTGCTAAGTTGAACTTGCTTttgttgattaattatatttatagaatgtattattatagtatattttaataatatatttgttttgtgttgaaAAACTGCTATATTGTGTAGTCTCTTTTGTTATAAATGTTCGTGCCTTTGAAGTTACACCTTATTTGTGCTTCAAAGTATCCGCAACtttgaaaaagaaacacttgtgcttctagaaaaaaaagtaacggtggtgctaatgaatctggcTTCCCACATATCCCCATTATGTAAATTTACAAACTATCATATGAACGTACTACTATTTAGAGACACTCAAATATAATTAGATAGCTAgatatataaatcaaattaaggtgGATATTCTCTATATACAAAAGATGTATAACAcattttatagaaaacatatttattttattctaggCAATATTATagcgtattttatttttatccgtAGCAAAACATGACCAttcaacttttaaaaaaagatgcaaAATAACTAGCTATTCTTGGCAATGGTAGGTATGCATGCATTTGAAACAGTGGTGGATTTCGGCGGATGAATGAGGAGAGATAATTACCTTCTTTCTCCTTCATCCCGTACTCTTCTTCATTtccctcttttctctcctacccctcttatttttatttttcatgggGATCCAGTGGGAAGGGGACTCCCCCGCACCCACGCTAGATCTAACCTTAATTTGAAGGACCCAACCCACAAGAAAATGTGTATGCACCTAAAACCACCGCCATTGATCAAGGACTCCCTTAGAATGCTGAGATTTTATACAATTTCTATAGGATTATATTTAGTTCAAATTCTACCAAATTCTTTAAAATCCCAAACGTGGCCTAAAACTGATTAATGGGCACATGTTATCATGCACATCGATCTCTTTAGGATTTgagcaaaatataaaataacatttCAAGTTTATGAAGGTGGAGTGAGGGTGATGCATATCTCTACTAGTATAAAAGCAGGCTTATTCTCCTTTCATCCCCTCCTTGCTCGTGCTTCCCCGCTTGTAATGTGTccattttcttctttccaCATCGCCAGTACACTACGAGCGGTGAAGGAGGTATGCTGGGACCCAACCTAGAAAACTTTTTagctataatttatatatttttaccatatatatacctaCTTAGTTTAAACACAGGCACTCGCAAAGAACCTAAACTCGGATCAAAGAATAGTAAAGTAAGCAAGTGACACCCATATTCGTTCTATTAATTCTAGCTCCACCCCTAACCACCTTATTTGGAGAATCAGATAAAAATAGGCCAGGATCTGGTGCTTTATCCTCAATCTACCCTTCTAGTCCAGCCTCAACTGTATTAGCCTGGACCATTGTAATGTACCGGTATGTTACTAGGAACACTAAACCTGTAgaatttgttatatatataatttagtttctatgtatgtatattttttatttaccgATACATCAAAATTTGTGAGCAATTTATATTTCTCACCAGCAAAGGCTTTAGGGTTGATGTCAACAATTTACGGTGTTACCCAATTaattactcccttcatttttAAGAGATGATCGATGTCATTAACTTCTGGCAtgatgtttgactatttttcttattcaaaagtttatttaaatatagtttatttgttgtaacttattttatcattaaagagACATTAAGCatggtttatatattttttatgtttgaaatatatttttttaataatataaatggttaaacattatacCAAAATTCAATGTCATCGATGTattaaaatggagggagtaatttgaGTATTAATACCGTAAACTTGtacatttgtttttgttactaAATTATGCTTGTGGACAATATTCCCTCCCACTTCTTGTAACGTTAGTTCTACCAGTTGGTATACATTTGCACATAGAGGGAGTAGCAAATAAACATGTGTTGCTATCTAGCTAGAGTTGTTTTGGTGTGCGATAAAGATCagcatatgtatgtataaaacctatggttttttttatatcatgcAACGGCTGCCACATGCACCGTTACACTGTAGAATCTATAGTACCTTTTGTATAAAGCGCAGGTTGGGTCGCGTTGCGTTGCGCTGCGCGGCGCGCCCGACGGCTGGAGATCCCGGGTGAATTTTCACCGTGCCGCGGGCGAGGCGGACAAACCGTGGGCTTCCTCGCCCAGCGTTCAGGCCAGCTGCGCGCGCGTACAGCTCCACGTCTCCACTGCCCGGGAGCCTGCTGTTTTCCGGTTGTATTTCTTGATGCGCGCGCGCAAGCAGCACGCTACTAGTTACTATCAATATTTTTGGCTTAAGATTATCATTTCTTGGCTCGAAATGGCTCGTGCTGCTTAATTTctcgccttttttttttgggtaccGACTAAAACAGCACACTTCTTTATTCCCAACAATTAGGCAGAGAGGAGACACATCAGCACATGTGACGCGACACACACCGCTGCGTCTCACTCGCTCATTGCTTCTTGAGTCCACACCCTGCAGCTCCTGGTGCTCATGTACAGTGGAGTATATAACCACACCACCATACTtcctggaggaggaagaagaagcagaaaCCCAGCAAGAACACCACCACATCTCGCTCGGTCCCAATTAATCTCGCGCGCTAGAAtcaaaaagaaagagatagATGGATGTGTACCTGATGTTCCACAGCGCGGTGATGCACGTCGGCGCTGGTGTACATCCCGCTGTCGATCGGTGTTGGAATAAACACGCCATGGGTGTGTACCTGGCGTGGTAGAGTCAATGTGTGTGTCGCATGCTAGGTTGTTTGCTTGCTGCATGCATGGGCGTTGCGAGCTggttgcatatgcatgcattagTTTGTTGGTTTGCCGGCTACATGGATATGCTCGCATTAGTTAGTTTAGTTAGTTAGCTAGTCTTGAGAGGAGCGGTGTGCGTGGGCAGGTAGGTGGAAGCCGCATCGTCCGGGCGAGCGTGCGGCTCACGGCGATGTCGAGCGGACGGCATGGAGGTTAGCTCCTGGTGTATAAGTAGCCCCCGTGCTCCTCCGGTGTAAGTTGCTAGTGCCGAGTTAATCCTCAGTGAATAATAAAGCCAAGATACAGGAGCAATTGGCTCCGCGGCGTTCGTCGCTGCAAACGCTActattcatcttcttcctcgcgtGTGTGGTGAGGGAGTGATTCCTGGGCTAAGCCAACAGTCGGCGCCCCTGAAGCTGCTCCTGTGGGCGCTCGTGAAGCCGCTGAGGAGAGAGGACCTGCGAGCGAAGGTCGTCCTCATCAccggcgcctcctccggcATCGGCGAGGTACGTACGCACGTAACGTTTGCTCTGCATGTCATATCTCTCCACCACTGATTGATCGGCACCAATCTCTGAAGCtcagtagtagtagcagtaaaatacaaaaaaaaaaaaatcttaaattagaTCAGCTcagaaacttttaaaattctcaAGTCCTTGAAACCTGCAAACACCCCAATCTCTGCCCCATTTCAGTGGAGAAGTGACGCTGATCAAACCAAAACTTGCGAAACTACGTCGACTAGCGCACCCAAACATTCGAAAATTCCCACTACAACAGAACAAACCACTCGCCCACAACATCCTCCCACCGATTATCCGCCCAAGACGCCGCGGCAACACGCGCCACAATTGCGGGCACTGGCACCccagcggcggcgtggtggacAGGATACCGAATTGCGCACCTGCGGAGATGAGCTTCGAGTCGATCGGAGTAGATGATGATGAACAATAGGTCGGAATGAGGGAAGGGGTGGGGCTTTACCTCGACGGCGTTCTTCAGCAGGACGTCGTCCTCGGCCGCCCAGCTCCCTCCCGCGGCCGACATGGCGCCCATGCCGCTCCGTCCCCACTCCCTCGCACGACCCCTCGGCCCTCGAGGAGAAGCGAGATGAGAGACGGCgtgaaggaaggggaggaggcggtggaggtggtggtggttgggcATGGCGATGGCGGAGGAGACGGAGAGAGAAGCAGCTTTCCGAGCCAGAAAATAcactgatttttttccccttttctaGTAATCcccaaatcaaaaaaataatacagaaATTATTCGCAAGGAACAAATCGTGGGCCCAATTGATACGTAAGCCGAATTCGTTGATGACAATTAAATGGGCCAAATTCATAGGTGGACCGAATTCGTTGACGAGAATTAAAAGGGCCAAATTCATAGGTGGCCAAATTCGTCGACGGAAATTAAATGGACCAAATTCATGAATGGGCCGAATTCGTTGACGGGAATTAAATGGGCCGGTGGGCCGAATTCGTGGGCGGGAATTAAATGGGTCAAATTCGTAGGTGTGTGCTGAATTCGTCGATGGGAATAAATGGCCATATTCATGAGTGGGCTGAATTCGTTGATGACAATTAAATGGGCCATATTCATGAGTGGGCCGAAGTCGTTGGTAGAAATTAAATGGGCCATATTCATTAGTGGGTCGAATTCGTTGACGGGAATTAAATGGTCCAAATTCGAATTCGTTGGCGGGAATTAAATGGGCCAAATTCATAGGTGGGCCGAAATTATTGGCTGGAATTAAATGGGCCATATTTATGAGTGGGCCGAAATCGTTTACGGGAATTAAATGGGCCAAAGTCATAGGTGGGCCAAATTCGTCGGTGGGAAATAAATGTGCCATATTCATGAGTGGGACGAATTCGTTGACAGGAATTAAAAGGGCCAAATTCAAAGGTGGGCCGAAATCGTTGACGAGAATAAAATGGGCCAAATCTATGAGTGGGCCGAATGCGTTGATAGAAATTAAGAGGCCGGCCCACCTATTTTGATAGGAATTAAGCAGGCCGAATTTAGTTCTGGGCTAAATTTGTTGGAGGAATTAGGTGGACCAAATTCACTTATGGGCTAAATTTGTCAAGTCCAGAAATGTGGGCTAATTGTTTGGAAATAAACCTGATCGTGCGCATTCCTGTCAATCCAAGATTTCAGAAACTTGTGTGCGTGGTAGTAGTGCCGGCGTAATGCTCCGGACAGTAGGTTAGGTTTTGAGTTAATCCAAGATTTTTCGTATCAACAACAGCTTATACATAGTCTAGTAGCTATTCCCTGTAAGTATTGGCGTAGGCGTAGCTAAGAATTTTTTCTTAGGTACCCGCATCCTTAGGCAGCCATAAAACAGGGGACTTCTGGCCCGCATCCTTAGACAGCCATGGAGCTAGAGCAAAACAAGGGGTGCCTGACTTACTTATCCTATAGTTGCATATATAGTTCTATAATCAAAATGTACTAAATAAATAGATATCCGTCGACTATAAATATTACTTCTTTAAATGATGATAATATAAAAAGTGCATAATTTTCAAAATGCACGAAGACCGGAGAAATTCGCAGGATGCAACAATtctgtttgtttaattaatatgtaGAATTACAATTTGCTGGCTGTTGGAATAAATGTACATATGTATTTGCTAAGAAATGAACAAAGGAAAGAAACACTATAAGCatttacagaaaaataaaccatggtCACCTagtaaattcagaaaatatggCTTGTCTAAACTCTTGGCTTTTTGATTTTAACATGGCTTAGTGATTAGTGAAATACTGCAATATGTAATGATTAATCGATTAGTGAAATCCGGGGGTGGTCACAGGCCCACCCAAACCACCCCTGGCTACGCCACTGCCTGCAAGTGTGTGTTTTAGTTCTTTTGATGAATagaaaaacccagaaaattgccccaaAATTTCTTCAGGCCCCATACTCTGTTCTTGCTCTGCTTCCGGTTGTGTCGGTTTTGCTACAGTTCACCACTCAGGTGTGAGGTTCGTTCGAGTTTAGCAACAGGCTAGCTGGGCCTAAGATAGCGCCTGCTCGTCCTGCTGCATTTAACCTGAGGTAAATACATAAATCCAGCATTCGTTGCCAGGAGGTTCGTTCGCCATTGTCAAGCATTCaagctctgttatttgctCTCTTGTATATCAATATTATTGTACATTAAACCTAGCTACACGTGGCTCTGCACAGATGCATGAGACCGATCTACATAGTACTCCCCCGGTTAgatcttttgacttttttttgttacaatgattgataatttgtcttattcaaaaaattatggaaatattatttattttgcgtgcgacttactttattataaaaagaactttaaacacgacttgttatttttttatatttatactaaacttttgaataagacgaatggtcaaacattataataaagaaagtcaaatatcttatctTATGAAACGGCGGTAGTAGTTACTATTAATTAACCCGTCCTCTACGTTCAGTGAACGTAACCGAATTATATGTGCGCTCCTTCTTATGGAGAAGGCGATCTACATAGCTAGCTAACTAATAGTATTAGGTCATTCACAATACAATGAGTAGAATATGATGTTTATAGAATTAAATGAGTTGCCACATATGATAAAAGATGATATGACAAGTGAgttaatgaagaaagagaatgaaaccgtATCTTACATGAGATACGGCTTCTACACAACACAAAAGAGATGAGTGGCGATCAAATTCAAACGTAAACTAGTAGTATTTGTATTATAAGAGTAGTGACAAGTACTAGTCTCATTGTGACATGAGGGATATAGAAATCATAACTAGTGTCTTTGTATTAAAATTAGCTAGGGATAACCTACGGGTTCACTCCACTAGTACATCTCACGCACATGATCAGTTGTACTTGCACATTATTTCACGGTTTTGTGTGTGATTTTTCATCCCCTCAATGAAATATCCATTGGTGTCGGAGAATTTGTGGTTTTGTCGacggatgaaattaattaaggaaataaaaactaataatgCACAGACTGAACTAGAGAGAACGGAAATAATCAATTATGCTAAGCAAGACTTACAAGGCTAGTTGATACAGATCGACAAGCTAgaatgctagctagctggcaGGTTAAACACGGACTGGCATGAAAGGCTACAAGGAAACAAAACACATAcgacaaaaaatatacaaacacAGAACACACAAAGCTACAGCATTTGCATGGGcaatacatacatgcatgcatgaaataATAAACTCACGCAGTGACAAATCTAAATTGCACGGACAATGTATAGTACATTAGTATACGTCGCCGTACGTCCGTCCAAAACTTCAGAGCTTCTTCCCAGCTGGGCCATTCTTGTTGACGACGGCATGGCCGATACCTGGGCTGTGCCCCGGGTTCGTCGGCCggacgtcgtcggcgacgtcgccggcgtcgttcttggcgacgacggcgtgaccGACACCTGGGCTGTGCCCTGGGTTCGTCGGCCggacgtcgtcgacgtcggcggcgccgttcTTGGTGACGGCGGCGTGACCGACACCCGGGCTGTGCCCCGGGTTCGTCGGCCggacgccgtcgacgccgaccATGGGGCCATTGTCGCCGTGGATCTCCGACGAGGGGGACACGGCGCCCTCGACCATTATTCCGTTGGGCACAGCTCCATTGCCATGCGATAACAGGTATCTCCTGATCGGCACGACAGAGATGAAGCTGCCGTCGTCGGGAAAAGGTCTGCCCTCAGAAGCCTGCAAAAGCTGAGAGAACAGGAGTGCTTGGAGGATTAGTGCATAAGTGTAAGTGCTGGTGGTGTTCTTGTTAAGTGCCATTTCACACTTAATATACACCAATTAGATAGACACGAGATGTAGTATATAGCTAAG from Oryza brachyantha chromosome 3, ObraRS2, whole genome shotgun sequence carries:
- the LOC121053806 gene encoding uncharacterized protein LOC121053806 — encoded protein: MALNKNTTSTYTYALILQALLFSQLLQASEGRPFPDDGSFISVVPIRRYLLSHGNGAVPNGIMVEGAVSPSSEIHGDNGPMVGVDGVRPTNPGHSPGVGHAAVTKNGAADVDDVRPTNPGHSPGVGHAVVAKNDAGDVADDVRPTNPGHSPGIGHAVVNKNGPAGKKL